The following are encoded in a window of Kogia breviceps isolate mKogBre1 chromosome 12, mKogBre1 haplotype 1, whole genome shotgun sequence genomic DNA:
- the STAT6 gene encoding signal transducer and activator of transcription 6 isoform X1 — protein MSLWGLVSKMPPEKLQRLYVDFPQHLRHLLGDWLENQPWEFLVGSDAFCCNMASALLSATVQRLQASAGEQGEGSTILQHISTLESIYQRDPLKLVATFRHILQGEKKAIMEQFRHLPMPFHWKQEELKFNTVLRRLQHRVGETCLLRKALQPGAEGGQVSLHSLIETPANGTGPSEALATFLQETVGELEAAQALVLKRIQIWKRQQQLAGNGAPFEESLAPLQERCESLVDIYSQLQQEVGAAGGELEPKTRAALISRLDEVLRTLITSSFLVEKQPPQVLKTQTKFQAGVRFLLGLRFLAAPAKPLMVRADMVTEKQARELSMPQGPGAGAESTGEIINNTVPLENSLPGNCCSALFKNLLLKKIKRCERKGTESVTEEKCAVLFSTSFTLSTNKLPIQLQALSLPLVVIVHGNQDNNAKATILWDNAFSEMDRVPFVVAERVPWEKMCETLNLKFMAEVGTNRGLLPEHFLFLAQKIFTDNSLSMEAFQHRSVSWSQFNKEILLGRGFTFWQWFDGVLDLTKRCLRSYWSDRLIIGFISKQYVTSLLLNEPDGTFLLRFSDSEIGGITIAHVIRGQDGSPQIENIQPFSAKDLSIRSLGDRIRDLAQLKNLYPKKPKDEAFRSHYKPEQLGKDGRGYVPATIKMTVERDQPLTTPEPQMLTMMPSYDIGMVPDCSVNMQLGPDMVPQVYPPRSHSIPSYPALPQEESVNVLPAFQEPHLQMPPSLSPMSLPFDQPHPHRGLLPCQPQERAVSSPEPLLCPDVTMAEESCLRQPVGGFPQRTWVREDMLPPLLPPTEQDLTKLLLEGQGESEGGSLGAQPLLQPSCYGQSGISMSHLDLRANPTW, from the exons ATGTCTCTGTGGGGTCTGGTCTCCAAAATGCCCCCAGAAAAACTGCAGCGGCTCTATGTTGACTTCCCTCAACACCTGCGGCATCTCCTGGGTGACTGGCTGGAGAACCAGCCCTG GGAATTCCTTGTCGGCTCAGACGCCTTCTGCTGCAACATGGCCAGCGCCCTACTTTCTGCCACTGTCCAGCGTCTTCAGGCCTCTGCTGGAGAACAGGGGGAGGGCAGCACCATCTTGCAACACATCAGCACcctggag AGCATATATCAGAGGGACCCCCTGAAGCTGGTGGCCACTTTCAGACACATacttcaaggggaaaaaaaagccattaTGGAACAG TTCCGCCACCTGCCAATGCCCTTCCACTGGAAGCAAGAGGAACTCAAGTTTAACACAGTCCTGCGGAGGCTGCAGCACCGAGTGGGGGAAACCTGCCTTCTCCGCAAAGCCCTGCAGCCTGGGGCTGAGGGAGGCCAAG TGTCTTTGCACAGCCTGATAGAAACTCCTGCCAATGGGACCGGGCCAAGTGAG GCCCTCGCCACGTTCCTGCAGGAGACTGTCGGGGAGCTGGAGGCTGCCCAGGCCCTGGTGCTGAAGAGGATACAGATTTGGAAACGGCAGCAGCAGCTGGCAGGGAATGGCGCACCCTTTGAGGAGAGCCTGGCTCCACTACAGGAGAG GTGTGAGAGCCTGGTGGACATTTACTCCCAGCTGCAGCAGGAGGTGGGGGCGGCTGGTGGGGAGCTTGAGCCCAAGACCCGGGCAGCGCTGATTAGCCGGCTGGATGAAGTCCTGCGAACCCTCATCACCAG CTCCTTCCTGGTGGAAAAGCAGCCCCCCCAGGTTCTGAAGACTCAGACCAAGTTCCAGGCCGGGGTTCGATTCCTACTGGGCCTGCGGTTCCTGGCGGCCCCAGCCAAGCCTCTGATGGTCAGGGCCGACATGGTAACCGAGAAGCAGGCGAGGGAGCTGAGCATGCCCCAGGGGCCCGGAGCTGGAGC AGAAAGCACTGGGGAAATCATTAACAACACCGTGCCCCTGGAGAACAGCCTTCCCGGGAATTGCTGCTCTGCCCTGTTCAAGAACCTG CTTCTGAAGAAAATCAAGCGGTGCGAACGGAAGGGCACAGAGTCTGTCACCGAGGAGAAGTGTGCCGTGCTCTTTTCCACCAGCTTCACGCTCAGCACCAACAAACTCCCTATCCAGCTCCAG GCCCTGTCTCTGCCCCTGGTGGTCATCGTCCACGGCAACCAAGACAACAACGCCAAAGCCACCATTCTGTGGGACAACGCCTTCTCTGAGATG gACCGAGTGCCCTTTGTGGTGGCTGAGCGGGTGCCCTGGGAGAAGATGTGTGAAACTCTGAACCTCAAGTTCATGGCTGAGGTGGGGACCAACAGGGGGTTACTCCCAGAGCACTTCCTCTTCCTGGCCCAGAAGATCTTCACCGACAACAGCCTCAGCATGGAGGCCTTCCAGCACCGTTCTGTGTCCTGGTCACAGTTCAACAAG gagATCCTGCTGGGTCGTGGCTTCACCTTTTGGCAGTGGTTTGATGGCGTCCTGGACCTCACCAAACGCTGTCTCCGGAGCTACTGGTCAGATCG GTTGATCATTGGCTTCATCAGCAAACAGTACGTCACTAGCCTTCTTCTCAACGAGCCTGATGGAACATTCCTCCTTCGGTTCAGTGACTCAGAGATTGGGGGCATCACCATTGCCCATGTCATCCGGGGCCAGGATG GCTCCCCACAGATAGAGAACATCCAGCCATTCTCTGCCAAAGACCTGTCCATTCGCTCACTCGGTGACCGAATCCGGGACCTTGCTCAGCTCAAAAACCTCTACCCTAAGAAACCCAAGGACGAGGCTTTCCGGAGCCACTACAAGC CTGAGCAGCTGGGTAAGGATGGCAGGGGTTATGTCCCAGCTACAATCAAGATGACTGTGGAAAG ggaCCAGCCACTTACCACCCCTGAGCCCCAAATGCTTACCATGATGCCCTCTTATGATATTGGAATGGTCCCTGACTGCTCCGTGAACATGCAGCTCGGCCCAGATATGGT GCCCCAGGTGTACCCACCACGCTCTCACTCCATCCCCTCATATCCAGCCCTTCCCCAGGAAGAATCGGTCAATGTGCTGCCAGCCTTCCAGGA ACCTCATCTGCAGATGCCGCCCAGCCTGAGTCCGATGAGCCTGCCCTTTGACCAACCTCACCCGCA CAGGGGCCTGCTGCCGTGCCAGCCTCAGGAGCGTGCCGTGTCCAGCCCCGAGCCCCTGCTCTGCCCAGATGTGACCATGGCGGAAGAGAGCTGCCTCAGGCAGCCGGTGGGGGGGTTCCCTCAACGCACCTG ggTCCGCGAAGACATGCTCCCGCCCTTGCTGCCTCCCACTGAACAGGACCTCACCAAGCTTCTCTTGGAGGGGCAAGGAGAGTCAGAGGGAGGGTCCTTGGGAGCCCAACCCCTCCTGCAGCCCTCCTGCTATGGGCAGTCTGGGATCTCAATGTCCCACCTGGACCTAAGGGCTAACCCCACTTGGTGA
- the STAT6 gene encoding signal transducer and activator of transcription 6 isoform X3, with protein MSLWGLVSKMPPEKLQRLYVDFPQHLRHLLGDWLENQPWEFLVGSDAFCCNMASALLSATVQRLQASAGEQGEGSTILQHISTLESIYQRDPLKLVATFRHILQGEKKAIMEQFRHLPMPFHWKQEELKFNTVLRRLQHRVGETCLLRKALQPGAEGGQVSLHSLIETPANGTGPSEALATFLQETVGELEAAQALVLKRIQIWKRQQQLAGNGAPFEESLAPLQERCESLVDIYSQLQQEVGAAGGELEPKTRAALISRLDEVLRTLITSSFLVEKQPPQVLKTQTKFQAGVRFLLGLRFLAAPAKPLMVRADMVTEKQARELSMPQGPGAGAESTGEIINNTVPLENSLPGNCCSALFKNLLLKKIKRCERKGTESVTEEKCAVLFSTSFTLSTNKLPIQLQALSLPLVVIVHGNQDNNAKATILWDNAFSEMDRVPFVVAERVPWEKMCETLNLKFMAEVGTNRGLLPEHFLFLAQKIFTDNSLSMEAFQHRSVSWSQFNKEILLGRGFTFWQWFDGVLDLTKRCLRSYWSDRLIIGFISKQYVTSLLLNEPDGTFLLRFSDSEIGGITIAHVIRGQDGSPQIENIQPFSAKDLSIRSLGDRIRDLAQLKNLYPKKPKDEAFRSHYKPEQLGKDGRGYVPATIKMTVERPQVYPPRSHSIPSYPALPQEESVNVLPAFQEPHLQMPPSLSPMSLPFDQPHPHRGLLPCQPQERAVSSPEPLLCPDVTMAEESCLRQPVGGFPQRTWVREDMLPPLLPPTEQDLTKLLLEGQGESEGGSLGAQPLLQPSCYGQSGISMSHLDLRANPTW; from the exons ATGTCTCTGTGGGGTCTGGTCTCCAAAATGCCCCCAGAAAAACTGCAGCGGCTCTATGTTGACTTCCCTCAACACCTGCGGCATCTCCTGGGTGACTGGCTGGAGAACCAGCCCTG GGAATTCCTTGTCGGCTCAGACGCCTTCTGCTGCAACATGGCCAGCGCCCTACTTTCTGCCACTGTCCAGCGTCTTCAGGCCTCTGCTGGAGAACAGGGGGAGGGCAGCACCATCTTGCAACACATCAGCACcctggag AGCATATATCAGAGGGACCCCCTGAAGCTGGTGGCCACTTTCAGACACATacttcaaggggaaaaaaaagccattaTGGAACAG TTCCGCCACCTGCCAATGCCCTTCCACTGGAAGCAAGAGGAACTCAAGTTTAACACAGTCCTGCGGAGGCTGCAGCACCGAGTGGGGGAAACCTGCCTTCTCCGCAAAGCCCTGCAGCCTGGGGCTGAGGGAGGCCAAG TGTCTTTGCACAGCCTGATAGAAACTCCTGCCAATGGGACCGGGCCAAGTGAG GCCCTCGCCACGTTCCTGCAGGAGACTGTCGGGGAGCTGGAGGCTGCCCAGGCCCTGGTGCTGAAGAGGATACAGATTTGGAAACGGCAGCAGCAGCTGGCAGGGAATGGCGCACCCTTTGAGGAGAGCCTGGCTCCACTACAGGAGAG GTGTGAGAGCCTGGTGGACATTTACTCCCAGCTGCAGCAGGAGGTGGGGGCGGCTGGTGGGGAGCTTGAGCCCAAGACCCGGGCAGCGCTGATTAGCCGGCTGGATGAAGTCCTGCGAACCCTCATCACCAG CTCCTTCCTGGTGGAAAAGCAGCCCCCCCAGGTTCTGAAGACTCAGACCAAGTTCCAGGCCGGGGTTCGATTCCTACTGGGCCTGCGGTTCCTGGCGGCCCCAGCCAAGCCTCTGATGGTCAGGGCCGACATGGTAACCGAGAAGCAGGCGAGGGAGCTGAGCATGCCCCAGGGGCCCGGAGCTGGAGC AGAAAGCACTGGGGAAATCATTAACAACACCGTGCCCCTGGAGAACAGCCTTCCCGGGAATTGCTGCTCTGCCCTGTTCAAGAACCTG CTTCTGAAGAAAATCAAGCGGTGCGAACGGAAGGGCACAGAGTCTGTCACCGAGGAGAAGTGTGCCGTGCTCTTTTCCACCAGCTTCACGCTCAGCACCAACAAACTCCCTATCCAGCTCCAG GCCCTGTCTCTGCCCCTGGTGGTCATCGTCCACGGCAACCAAGACAACAACGCCAAAGCCACCATTCTGTGGGACAACGCCTTCTCTGAGATG gACCGAGTGCCCTTTGTGGTGGCTGAGCGGGTGCCCTGGGAGAAGATGTGTGAAACTCTGAACCTCAAGTTCATGGCTGAGGTGGGGACCAACAGGGGGTTACTCCCAGAGCACTTCCTCTTCCTGGCCCAGAAGATCTTCACCGACAACAGCCTCAGCATGGAGGCCTTCCAGCACCGTTCTGTGTCCTGGTCACAGTTCAACAAG gagATCCTGCTGGGTCGTGGCTTCACCTTTTGGCAGTGGTTTGATGGCGTCCTGGACCTCACCAAACGCTGTCTCCGGAGCTACTGGTCAGATCG GTTGATCATTGGCTTCATCAGCAAACAGTACGTCACTAGCCTTCTTCTCAACGAGCCTGATGGAACATTCCTCCTTCGGTTCAGTGACTCAGAGATTGGGGGCATCACCATTGCCCATGTCATCCGGGGCCAGGATG GCTCCCCACAGATAGAGAACATCCAGCCATTCTCTGCCAAAGACCTGTCCATTCGCTCACTCGGTGACCGAATCCGGGACCTTGCTCAGCTCAAAAACCTCTACCCTAAGAAACCCAAGGACGAGGCTTTCCGGAGCCACTACAAGC CTGAGCAGCTGGGTAAGGATGGCAGGGGTTATGTCCCAGCTACAATCAAGATGACTGTGGAAAG GCCCCAGGTGTACCCACCACGCTCTCACTCCATCCCCTCATATCCAGCCCTTCCCCAGGAAGAATCGGTCAATGTGCTGCCAGCCTTCCAGGA ACCTCATCTGCAGATGCCGCCCAGCCTGAGTCCGATGAGCCTGCCCTTTGACCAACCTCACCCGCA CAGGGGCCTGCTGCCGTGCCAGCCTCAGGAGCGTGCCGTGTCCAGCCCCGAGCCCCTGCTCTGCCCAGATGTGACCATGGCGGAAGAGAGCTGCCTCAGGCAGCCGGTGGGGGGGTTCCCTCAACGCACCTG ggTCCGCGAAGACATGCTCCCGCCCTTGCTGCCTCCCACTGAACAGGACCTCACCAAGCTTCTCTTGGAGGGGCAAGGAGAGTCAGAGGGAGGGTCCTTGGGAGCCCAACCCCTCCTGCAGCCCTCCTGCTATGGGCAGTCTGGGATCTCAATGTCCCACCTGGACCTAAGGGCTAACCCCACTTGGTGA
- the STAT6 gene encoding signal transducer and activator of transcription 6 isoform X4, giving the protein MSLWGLVSKMPPEKLQRLYVDFPQHLRHLLGDWLENQPWEFLVGSDAFCCNMASALLSATVQRLQASAGEQGEGSTILQHISTLESIYQRDPLKLVATFRHILQGEKKAIMEQFRHLPMPFHWKQEELKFNTVLRRLQHRVGETCLLRKALQPGAEGGQVSLHSLIETPANGTGPSEALATFLQETVGELEAAQALVLKRIQIWKRQQQLAGNGAPFEESLAPLQERCESLVDIYSQLQQEVGAAGGELEPKTRAALISRLDEVLRTLITSSFLVEKQPPQVLKTQTKFQAGVRFLLGLRFLAAPAKPLMVRADMVTEKQARELSMPQGPGAGAESTGEIINNTVPLENSLPGNCCSALFKNLLLKKIKRCERKGTESVTEEKCAVLFSTSFTLSTNKLPIQLQALSLPLVVIVHGNQDNNAKATILWDNAFSEMDRVPFVVAERVPWEKMCETLNLKFMAEVGTNRGLLPEHFLFLAQKIFTDNSLSMEAFQHRSVSWSQFNKEILLGRGFTFWQWFDGVLDLTKRCLRSYWSDRLIIGFISKQYVTSLLLNEPDGTFLLRFSDSEIGGITIAHVIRGQDGSPQIENIQPFSAKDLSIRSLGDRIRDLAQLKNLYPKKPKDEAFRSHYKPEQLGKDGRGYVPATIKMTVERPQVYPPRSHSIPSYPALPQEESVNVLPAFQEPHLQMPPSLSPMSLPFDQPHPQGLLPCQPQERAVSSPEPLLCPDVTMAEESCLRQPVGGFPQRTWVREDMLPPLLPPTEQDLTKLLLEGQGESEGGSLGAQPLLQPSCYGQSGISMSHLDLRANPTW; this is encoded by the exons ATGTCTCTGTGGGGTCTGGTCTCCAAAATGCCCCCAGAAAAACTGCAGCGGCTCTATGTTGACTTCCCTCAACACCTGCGGCATCTCCTGGGTGACTGGCTGGAGAACCAGCCCTG GGAATTCCTTGTCGGCTCAGACGCCTTCTGCTGCAACATGGCCAGCGCCCTACTTTCTGCCACTGTCCAGCGTCTTCAGGCCTCTGCTGGAGAACAGGGGGAGGGCAGCACCATCTTGCAACACATCAGCACcctggag AGCATATATCAGAGGGACCCCCTGAAGCTGGTGGCCACTTTCAGACACATacttcaaggggaaaaaaaagccattaTGGAACAG TTCCGCCACCTGCCAATGCCCTTCCACTGGAAGCAAGAGGAACTCAAGTTTAACACAGTCCTGCGGAGGCTGCAGCACCGAGTGGGGGAAACCTGCCTTCTCCGCAAAGCCCTGCAGCCTGGGGCTGAGGGAGGCCAAG TGTCTTTGCACAGCCTGATAGAAACTCCTGCCAATGGGACCGGGCCAAGTGAG GCCCTCGCCACGTTCCTGCAGGAGACTGTCGGGGAGCTGGAGGCTGCCCAGGCCCTGGTGCTGAAGAGGATACAGATTTGGAAACGGCAGCAGCAGCTGGCAGGGAATGGCGCACCCTTTGAGGAGAGCCTGGCTCCACTACAGGAGAG GTGTGAGAGCCTGGTGGACATTTACTCCCAGCTGCAGCAGGAGGTGGGGGCGGCTGGTGGGGAGCTTGAGCCCAAGACCCGGGCAGCGCTGATTAGCCGGCTGGATGAAGTCCTGCGAACCCTCATCACCAG CTCCTTCCTGGTGGAAAAGCAGCCCCCCCAGGTTCTGAAGACTCAGACCAAGTTCCAGGCCGGGGTTCGATTCCTACTGGGCCTGCGGTTCCTGGCGGCCCCAGCCAAGCCTCTGATGGTCAGGGCCGACATGGTAACCGAGAAGCAGGCGAGGGAGCTGAGCATGCCCCAGGGGCCCGGAGCTGGAGC AGAAAGCACTGGGGAAATCATTAACAACACCGTGCCCCTGGAGAACAGCCTTCCCGGGAATTGCTGCTCTGCCCTGTTCAAGAACCTG CTTCTGAAGAAAATCAAGCGGTGCGAACGGAAGGGCACAGAGTCTGTCACCGAGGAGAAGTGTGCCGTGCTCTTTTCCACCAGCTTCACGCTCAGCACCAACAAACTCCCTATCCAGCTCCAG GCCCTGTCTCTGCCCCTGGTGGTCATCGTCCACGGCAACCAAGACAACAACGCCAAAGCCACCATTCTGTGGGACAACGCCTTCTCTGAGATG gACCGAGTGCCCTTTGTGGTGGCTGAGCGGGTGCCCTGGGAGAAGATGTGTGAAACTCTGAACCTCAAGTTCATGGCTGAGGTGGGGACCAACAGGGGGTTACTCCCAGAGCACTTCCTCTTCCTGGCCCAGAAGATCTTCACCGACAACAGCCTCAGCATGGAGGCCTTCCAGCACCGTTCTGTGTCCTGGTCACAGTTCAACAAG gagATCCTGCTGGGTCGTGGCTTCACCTTTTGGCAGTGGTTTGATGGCGTCCTGGACCTCACCAAACGCTGTCTCCGGAGCTACTGGTCAGATCG GTTGATCATTGGCTTCATCAGCAAACAGTACGTCACTAGCCTTCTTCTCAACGAGCCTGATGGAACATTCCTCCTTCGGTTCAGTGACTCAGAGATTGGGGGCATCACCATTGCCCATGTCATCCGGGGCCAGGATG GCTCCCCACAGATAGAGAACATCCAGCCATTCTCTGCCAAAGACCTGTCCATTCGCTCACTCGGTGACCGAATCCGGGACCTTGCTCAGCTCAAAAACCTCTACCCTAAGAAACCCAAGGACGAGGCTTTCCGGAGCCACTACAAGC CTGAGCAGCTGGGTAAGGATGGCAGGGGTTATGTCCCAGCTACAATCAAGATGACTGTGGAAAG GCCCCAGGTGTACCCACCACGCTCTCACTCCATCCCCTCATATCCAGCCCTTCCCCAGGAAGAATCGGTCAATGTGCTGCCAGCCTTCCAGGA ACCTCATCTGCAGATGCCGCCCAGCCTGAGTCCGATGAGCCTGCCCTTTGACCAACCTCACCCGCA GGGCCTGCTGCCGTGCCAGCCTCAGGAGCGTGCCGTGTCCAGCCCCGAGCCCCTGCTCTGCCCAGATGTGACCATGGCGGAAGAGAGCTGCCTCAGGCAGCCGGTGGGGGGGTTCCCTCAACGCACCTG ggTCCGCGAAGACATGCTCCCGCCCTTGCTGCCTCCCACTGAACAGGACCTCACCAAGCTTCTCTTGGAGGGGCAAGGAGAGTCAGAGGGAGGGTCCTTGGGAGCCCAACCCCTCCTGCAGCCCTCCTGCTATGGGCAGTCTGGGATCTCAATGTCCCACCTGGACCTAAGGGCTAACCCCACTTGGTGA
- the STAT6 gene encoding signal transducer and activator of transcription 6 isoform X2 — MSLWGLVSKMPPEKLQRLYVDFPQHLRHLLGDWLENQPWEFLVGSDAFCCNMASALLSATVQRLQASAGEQGEGSTILQHISTLESIYQRDPLKLVATFRHILQGEKKAIMEQFRHLPMPFHWKQEELKFNTVLRRLQHRVGETCLLRKALQPGAEGGQVSLHSLIETPANGTGPSEALATFLQETVGELEAAQALVLKRIQIWKRQQQLAGNGAPFEESLAPLQERCESLVDIYSQLQQEVGAAGGELEPKTRAALISRLDEVLRTLITSSFLVEKQPPQVLKTQTKFQAGVRFLLGLRFLAAPAKPLMVRADMVTEKQARELSMPQGPGAGAESTGEIINNTVPLENSLPGNCCSALFKNLLLKKIKRCERKGTESVTEEKCAVLFSTSFTLSTNKLPIQLQALSLPLVVIVHGNQDNNAKATILWDNAFSEMDRVPFVVAERVPWEKMCETLNLKFMAEVGTNRGLLPEHFLFLAQKIFTDNSLSMEAFQHRSVSWSQFNKEILLGRGFTFWQWFDGVLDLTKRCLRSYWSDRLIIGFISKQYVTSLLLNEPDGTFLLRFSDSEIGGITIAHVIRGQDGSPQIENIQPFSAKDLSIRSLGDRIRDLAQLKNLYPKKPKDEAFRSHYKPEQLGKDGRGYVPATIKMTVERDQPLTTPEPQMLTMMPSYDIGMVPDCSVNMQLGPDMVPQVYPPRSHSIPSYPALPQEESVNVLPAFQEPHLQMPPSLSPMSLPFDQPHPQGLLPCQPQERAVSSPEPLLCPDVTMAEESCLRQPVGGFPQRTWVREDMLPPLLPPTEQDLTKLLLEGQGESEGGSLGAQPLLQPSCYGQSGISMSHLDLRANPTW, encoded by the exons ATGTCTCTGTGGGGTCTGGTCTCCAAAATGCCCCCAGAAAAACTGCAGCGGCTCTATGTTGACTTCCCTCAACACCTGCGGCATCTCCTGGGTGACTGGCTGGAGAACCAGCCCTG GGAATTCCTTGTCGGCTCAGACGCCTTCTGCTGCAACATGGCCAGCGCCCTACTTTCTGCCACTGTCCAGCGTCTTCAGGCCTCTGCTGGAGAACAGGGGGAGGGCAGCACCATCTTGCAACACATCAGCACcctggag AGCATATATCAGAGGGACCCCCTGAAGCTGGTGGCCACTTTCAGACACATacttcaaggggaaaaaaaagccattaTGGAACAG TTCCGCCACCTGCCAATGCCCTTCCACTGGAAGCAAGAGGAACTCAAGTTTAACACAGTCCTGCGGAGGCTGCAGCACCGAGTGGGGGAAACCTGCCTTCTCCGCAAAGCCCTGCAGCCTGGGGCTGAGGGAGGCCAAG TGTCTTTGCACAGCCTGATAGAAACTCCTGCCAATGGGACCGGGCCAAGTGAG GCCCTCGCCACGTTCCTGCAGGAGACTGTCGGGGAGCTGGAGGCTGCCCAGGCCCTGGTGCTGAAGAGGATACAGATTTGGAAACGGCAGCAGCAGCTGGCAGGGAATGGCGCACCCTTTGAGGAGAGCCTGGCTCCACTACAGGAGAG GTGTGAGAGCCTGGTGGACATTTACTCCCAGCTGCAGCAGGAGGTGGGGGCGGCTGGTGGGGAGCTTGAGCCCAAGACCCGGGCAGCGCTGATTAGCCGGCTGGATGAAGTCCTGCGAACCCTCATCACCAG CTCCTTCCTGGTGGAAAAGCAGCCCCCCCAGGTTCTGAAGACTCAGACCAAGTTCCAGGCCGGGGTTCGATTCCTACTGGGCCTGCGGTTCCTGGCGGCCCCAGCCAAGCCTCTGATGGTCAGGGCCGACATGGTAACCGAGAAGCAGGCGAGGGAGCTGAGCATGCCCCAGGGGCCCGGAGCTGGAGC AGAAAGCACTGGGGAAATCATTAACAACACCGTGCCCCTGGAGAACAGCCTTCCCGGGAATTGCTGCTCTGCCCTGTTCAAGAACCTG CTTCTGAAGAAAATCAAGCGGTGCGAACGGAAGGGCACAGAGTCTGTCACCGAGGAGAAGTGTGCCGTGCTCTTTTCCACCAGCTTCACGCTCAGCACCAACAAACTCCCTATCCAGCTCCAG GCCCTGTCTCTGCCCCTGGTGGTCATCGTCCACGGCAACCAAGACAACAACGCCAAAGCCACCATTCTGTGGGACAACGCCTTCTCTGAGATG gACCGAGTGCCCTTTGTGGTGGCTGAGCGGGTGCCCTGGGAGAAGATGTGTGAAACTCTGAACCTCAAGTTCATGGCTGAGGTGGGGACCAACAGGGGGTTACTCCCAGAGCACTTCCTCTTCCTGGCCCAGAAGATCTTCACCGACAACAGCCTCAGCATGGAGGCCTTCCAGCACCGTTCTGTGTCCTGGTCACAGTTCAACAAG gagATCCTGCTGGGTCGTGGCTTCACCTTTTGGCAGTGGTTTGATGGCGTCCTGGACCTCACCAAACGCTGTCTCCGGAGCTACTGGTCAGATCG GTTGATCATTGGCTTCATCAGCAAACAGTACGTCACTAGCCTTCTTCTCAACGAGCCTGATGGAACATTCCTCCTTCGGTTCAGTGACTCAGAGATTGGGGGCATCACCATTGCCCATGTCATCCGGGGCCAGGATG GCTCCCCACAGATAGAGAACATCCAGCCATTCTCTGCCAAAGACCTGTCCATTCGCTCACTCGGTGACCGAATCCGGGACCTTGCTCAGCTCAAAAACCTCTACCCTAAGAAACCCAAGGACGAGGCTTTCCGGAGCCACTACAAGC CTGAGCAGCTGGGTAAGGATGGCAGGGGTTATGTCCCAGCTACAATCAAGATGACTGTGGAAAG ggaCCAGCCACTTACCACCCCTGAGCCCCAAATGCTTACCATGATGCCCTCTTATGATATTGGAATGGTCCCTGACTGCTCCGTGAACATGCAGCTCGGCCCAGATATGGT GCCCCAGGTGTACCCACCACGCTCTCACTCCATCCCCTCATATCCAGCCCTTCCCCAGGAAGAATCGGTCAATGTGCTGCCAGCCTTCCAGGA ACCTCATCTGCAGATGCCGCCCAGCCTGAGTCCGATGAGCCTGCCCTTTGACCAACCTCACCCGCA GGGCCTGCTGCCGTGCCAGCCTCAGGAGCGTGCCGTGTCCAGCCCCGAGCCCCTGCTCTGCCCAGATGTGACCATGGCGGAAGAGAGCTGCCTCAGGCAGCCGGTGGGGGGGTTCCCTCAACGCACCTG ggTCCGCGAAGACATGCTCCCGCCCTTGCTGCCTCCCACTGAACAGGACCTCACCAAGCTTCTCTTGGAGGGGCAAGGAGAGTCAGAGGGAGGGTCCTTGGGAGCCCAACCCCTCCTGCAGCCCTCCTGCTATGGGCAGTCTGGGATCTCAATGTCCCACCTGGACCTAAGGGCTAACCCCACTTGGTGA